The sequence below is a genomic window from Hippocampus zosterae strain Florida chromosome 7, ASM2543408v3, whole genome shotgun sequence.
caacaaggatattttttctctctcaaaagtCAGCGTTTTATTCTTGCAGCTTGAACTCAGGTCAGCACTGATAAAGTCAAGCGCACCGACAAGAGTACATCGCTGTGCATGGCTTATATGGAGGAAGCGTCCTCCTCCTTCCTGTGTTTTGTCGATTCGGAGGCAAAAGTGCTTGAGATGGTGACATTAATGTCGCCGTTagtgtttgagaaaaaaatgaaaattgcctCTGGGTCTATAACGTGATAAAAGTATAGAGCATGCGCAGCTCGGACTCAAGCAAACAGCTTTAGCAGCttgaaaaatcataaaaaagcAGAAGCATCCTCTGTGCAACTTCAGCTCACTTTAGCATTATGAGGCCCAGTACATTCTGCGAGTCATGACAGGGCACCGAGTCAAAAAGCATCGAGAAAGAAAAGCttacaaaaatagacaaaaacacaagagatgttttttttcttttttagcacCGCATAGAACATTTTTGATAACGTTTAAGTATGACAAAGAAAACGTTTGGTTGAGTCTCTCAGGTGACCGAGGAGTTATGAGGGACGGCCGCAGTGGAGGTTGTGTTTTCAATGGCGCTCCAGCTTGTTTGCAACCTTTTAGGACTCGGGAGAGGACTTTGACAGTAGGAGTCTTCTATAGTCACACTGTAGAAGGGCGGGGGGCTCTGGGACCTCTCGCCGCCGCTTCCCGACTCGCTTTTGGCTGCCAGCGGGCTGTGTCCGTAATTGTCCGTGAGGACGTTACGGTTGGGAGGGGCGCAAATGCAGGAGCACCTCGGCTCCGGATGTTGCCGGAAGCAGCGGGGAGTCTTGCGGCGCTCCTTTTCCTCTGCGTCGGGCAAGCGGATCATGGGGGGCAGGTTGACGGTCTCCTGCGGCACGTCGGGGGAGGTGGGCCGCGGGCGACACGGGTGGCGGTGCTGCGCCAAGACCGGTGCCGTGTGGTTCTGGAGGCCGCGGATCggctacaaaaaaagaaaacaggagAAGAAACCACGAGACTCAGCTGGGTGTTCTTTGTGATAACCCCTACGATGCCACAAGATCCCTCTCCAAACAGAAAGTCTTGAGGAAGTAGTTGATCTTGACTTTGGATGGATGGGAGGAGCTAAATTTCGCCTGGGTTCTTTGCAGTGGAAGCGACTCAGCCAATGGGGGCTGCGAAGGAATTGTAgtcagtaaaaaacaaacaaaactcaaaAGAGTTGTTGAAAAAAGCGCCGATATCGTGGGATGGGTGATTTGAAACATTGTTTTCTTGGGGAAGGGCtgtcaaatacagtatttgcgTGTTTTGGCTTCCCGTGGCAGAGCTTCCCGTTAGACTTGGCGCAGATCTGCTCAGCCGGAAAGGTAAAGCCGACTCACAGTCCCGGAGAAAGAACAGAAAATGCAAAAAGCATGACTCACCTGGCCCGGCCCATGTCGATTCAGCCTGGCGTTGTGCCACCCGCTCGCGCCCTGACGGAAACGCGCGGAGACTCGTTACAACAAGTTCGCCGCCAAACGCACGCCTAAGCATCAGCCGCTCGCCACTCACCCGTCGCGCCTCCTCCGTCGGGACTTCGTGAGCGTGGCCGAGCCGGCCGAGGAAGGACAGGGCCACCAGGCGGTAGTGGATGAGAAGGCACACGACCACGGCCGCCGTGACGCTCATCGCCAGCAGGATAATTATTATCTGAACCAGCTCCAGTTCAGCTGCGGCCACGCCAGACGTTGCAGAGAAGGCGAGATGACATTAGAAAGCACAGCCGCCGCGCGGCTTCCCCCCATAAAAAGAATACAAGTCACGGCTTTCGAGCTCGTTTGGACTATTGACTGAGACAAATTAATTTCCTGCCGACAACTTAAGTTGCACTTTGAGACCGCAGTCCAAAAGTCACCATACTGAGGAAAGTTGACATCAACATGCTCTCATTGCTTCCATCATTCAGTTTTGCGAAGCGACGCGACATTTGGCAGCCATGGAGCCGTTGTTGAAAAGACCCCCGAGGTGTGCCGTTTTGCTTTCAAGTGGGCATCAAATTTGAACCTCGTGTGGCCAACAGATGGCTGATGCTAGATTGTGAAGAACTTGACTTGTCACGTCACGCGGCTAGAGAACGGAAGGAAAGTTTTGTGACTGAGCCAAAAACTCAAGGCACTCGACTTGGACATTTGTTGCAAACTCGGCCCCCGGATCCATTTGCCCTTGACCAAGAGGAGCCATCTCAATCATGCCTCCATGCGCAtcaaagtctcaagaagccatgccctAAAATTCACAGGGAGTCTTCTATCTTGGTCCCAAGCGGCCCATTTTCCGGTCGTTTTGGCCATGTCCTTCAAGGATCCGCTTGAGACGGAGAGTTTTTGCAAAACCCGGGCCCCAAAGCAGTCATTGCGTTGGAAAAGGAACAGGGGAGACGGGTGAAGGCGGCGGGGGAGCCAgagggggcggcgacagagctGGATGAGCCATGTGGTCTGGGTTGCGGGGCTTCATTTATTAGCCAGACGCGTCTAGACACaatacatgcgcgcacacatcgTTGAATGCCGGGAGGGCCGGTCAAAGCGAGAGAAGGCGGGGCGCAGCGGATCAGACGCCATCTGGCTCATTGGCCATGTGCCTAATCCCAATCTCATTTTCAAAAAGGCCGCATGCAAATGTGACGCTGCTTCCGTCATCTTGCCTCTCTGACCTTGACTTAAATCAATGTCAACACGGCACCTCGATGAGCTTTTTTCCAGGAGCTCTCGTTCCAATTAAATTGGCCACGCCGTTTCATGTACTTCAATAGAAAATCGGTACACGTACCGCAGTGCCAACGTCGCTGCCTTCTTTTCCCACAATTCTTTTGGATCTTCCTGCGTCAATATTCAATCGGACTCAAACAAAGTCAAAGTGCCCATTCAATTTATTGCACGCCAAATGCAACTCGAGTCAATCTGCCCGGCCTCCCTCGCCACCAATCTCGATACGTGACACAGCGTAAATAAAACCAATGAAATGCATAGCAACAGCGACCTTATAGGTTCACTCTTGCCCCTAAAATGAGGATTTAGAAAAATGGCGTGCATTAAAAATACCAACGACTGAATTGCGCGTAGAGAAGAAGCCAAATGTCTGGTGCTGACGAAGCGCCGTGCAAACAAAGAGCCGGGCAAAGAAGACAAAAGACTCAGACACAGACCCCGTCTGACAGACCTTCACCTTTCACCCTTGACCCCCACCTGCCTACCCCCCCAGCCTTGGGGAGGAGCGACCCCAAGACAGACAGACGGCTTTTACGAGGAGTCCGCTGCATCGCAAATCAAATCTGAAcgtgagtttttgttgttgttgttgttttgttgaggccccccgccccctctcccccccagtCCGATCTGGTTCCCACCACAACAAAAACCGGCATTGGTGCCCCTGCGTGTttcctgttgaaaaaaaatcagtccagCTGTGGCGCGGTTAGCGAATGGTGAATTGAAGCTCAACAAAATGGCCATTGTTCTGTGAGCAAATGCAGAACTGTTGATGGATGTTGTCTCTGGGAGAAGCACGCCGCTCCGCttctaaatccatccatccatctatttgtaATGCAAACAAACTACCACCATGTCAAACTACTCGGCCTGTCTGCCCCGCGTTCATTTGTGACGTTCTTGTTGTGTCATTTGAGGAGTTGCTCAGTGTCTTCGGGGACTGTATCCAACCATCTGGCTTACGTGTCACTGGAGTTGCGACACatggaaatgaaacaaacaagctAACAAACCAGAAGCTGCTCGAAAAAGCCACAAATGCTCGCTGCAGCgcattttcccccccacataaatgacatgacatttgcacacagccGTTAGCCACACCTATACATGAagaaaagccacaaaacaatgcaGATATTATCGGTCTACTGCGTAAAAACTCGTGCAGATTGCGAgtaggattcttttttttgtgcgtgatATCGTTCTAAACGTTGCAGCCAACCATGACGAAAAAGACACAAATTGCTGCAAATGCACAGCAACGCCTGCCAACCACGCATCCTCCTTACACCGCAGACTCCAGAAAACAAGCAGCAAAATCGTCACATACACCAATGCATAAAATGCAATCGGGCAGTGGAAGGTACACTGCGATGTTGTGTCCAGGCTGGGATTCACCTGCAAACATCATTCGGGCCTTCACATTCAAAATAAgagtaaacaacaacaacaaaaaggaggCGACTTACATATATCCATGCCCTGTGGCTGGGGTCCGTTGCAAGGGCAATGACCATTGGACTGTGCGGGGCTGGAGCTTCGCAAATGGGCCGCCGGGTTTCGCATGAGACGGCCGCCGGGACGCCGCAGAAGCCGTCGGTCCGGGTCCGAGGAGGACCCGCCGCCGTTGCAGGCAGCCCGTCGCCTCCGCATGCAGCCCTGGCTACATGCGGATCCTGCCGACTCGGAGCCCCATTTCGACTTCCAGCCACTTCGCCATAGGATGGGGAAGAAAGTAAAATGCGCCGTCTGGTGCTTTGCATCCGTGTCAGACAACTGCGGGGCGTTGTGATTTACAGAAATCACACACCCACCCCCCAACTTCGTGGGGGAGGACTGGATCGGGGACAATGGAAGGGAGGGACGGCCAGACACATCATCCAGACGGCCTCcgcattaaaacacacacacacgcacgagcccccccc
It includes:
- the LOC127603694 gene encoding protein TMEPAI-like translates to MRRRRAACNGGGSSSDPDRRLLRRPGGRLMRNPAAHLRSSSPAQSNGHCPCNGPQPQGMDISELELVQIIIILLAMSVTAAVVVCLLIHYRLVALSFLGRLGHAHEVPTEEARRGASGWHNARLNRHGPGQPIRGLQNHTAPVLAQHRHPCRPRPTSPDVPQETVNLPPMIRLPDAEEKERRKTPRCFRQHPEPRCSCICAPPNRNVLTDNYGHSPLAAKSESGSGGERSQSPPPFYSVTIEDSYCQSPLPSPKRLQTSWSAIENTTSTAAVPHNSSVT